In Paracoccus sp. TOH, a single window of DNA contains:
- a CDS encoding DMT family transporter: MAELSAAVPQMRRETLQGHAAMLLFSAAIAGSFSLGARAANLIDPAAISAARFAIAAGVVGGVALAGPGIPRAAFRAPWRYLLLGGLFAAYFVLMFEGLKTALPVSAAAVFTLTPLMAAGFGWLLMRQRMTGRIALALALGAAGSLWVIFGGDAAALLRLEFGRGEAIYLVGCAAHALYTPMVRRLNRGETPIASTLATLCAGGLILLVWGGRAILQTDWAHLPAIVWVTLLYVAIFASALTTALVQFATMRLPSSKVMAYTYLTPAWVILLEAVLTRGLPPLAVLPGVLATVAALILLLKD, encoded by the coding sequence ATGGCCGAGCTTTCGGCCGCGGTGCCGCAGATGCGGCGCGAGACGCTGCAGGGCCATGCGGCGATGCTGCTGTTCTCGGCCGCGATCGCCGGCTCCTTCTCGCTCGGGGCGCGGGCGGCGAACCTGATCGACCCGGCGGCGATCTCGGCGGCGCGCTTCGCCATCGCCGCGGGCGTGGTCGGCGGCGTCGCGCTGGCCGGGCCCGGCATCCCGCGCGCGGCCTTTCGCGCCCCCTGGCGCTACCTGCTGCTGGGCGGGCTTTTCGCCGCCTATTTCGTGCTGATGTTCGAGGGGCTGAAGACCGCGCTGCCGGTCTCGGCCGCGGCGGTGTTCACGCTGACGCCGCTGATGGCGGCGGGCTTCGGCTGGCTCTTGATGCGGCAGCGCATGACCGGGCGCATCGCCCTGGCGCTGGCGCTGGGGGCGGCGGGCTCGCTTTGGGTGATCTTCGGCGGCGACGCGGCGGCGCTGCTGCGGCTGGAATTCGGCCGCGGCGAGGCGATCTACCTGGTCGGCTGCGCGGCGCATGCGCTCTATACGCCGATGGTGCGGCGGCTGAACCGGGGCGAGACGCCGATCGCCTCGACCCTCGCCACGCTCTGCGCCGGCGGGCTGATCCTGCTGGTCTGGGGCGGGCGGGCGATCCTGCAGACGGATTGGGCGCATCTGCCGGCCATCGTCTGGGTGACGCTGCTTTACGTGGCGATCTTCGCCAGCGCGCTGACCACGGCGCTGGTGCAATTCGCCACCATGCGCCTGCCCTCGTCCAAGGTGATGGCCTATACCTATCTGACCCCGGCCTGGGTCATCCTGCTGGAAGCCGTCCTGACCCGGGGCCTGCCGCCGCTGGCGGTGCTGCCCGGGGTGCTGGCGACCGTCGCCGCGCTGATTCTGCTGCTGAAGGACTGA
- the ffh gene encoding signal recognition particle protein, with translation MFENLSDRLGGVFDRLTKQGALSEEDVAAAMREVRVALLEADVSLPVARSFVKSVTAKATGSAVTKSITPGQQVVKIVHDELIKVLQGEGEPDALRIDNPPAPILMVGLQGSGKTTTTAKLAKRLKDREKKRVLLASLDTNRPAAMEQLAILGQQIGVDTLPIVPGENAVQIAKRAKQQATLGGYDVYMLDTAGRLHIDEVLMDEVQAVRDVANPRETLLVVDGLTGQDAVNVATEFDGKVGISGVVLTRMDGDGRGGAALSMRAVTGKPIRFVGLGEKMDALEAFDAQRVAGRILGMGDIVALVEKAQEVLEVEQAERMMKRFQKGLFNMNDLKGQLEQMMKMGGMQSIMGMMPGMGKMAKQAEAAGFDDKAIKRQIALINSMTRKERANPDLLQASRKKRIAAGAGMEVSELNKLLKMQKQMADTMKKLGKMGKGGMLKQAMRAMTGKGGGLPDMANVDPEKMAEATKMLQDPKGLGGDLGKLNLPGGLSGLFGKK, from the coding sequence ATGTTTGAAAACCTGTCCGACCGCCTTGGCGGCGTCTTCGACCGGCTGACCAAGCAGGGTGCCCTGTCCGAGGAGGATGTCGCCGCCGCCATGCGCGAGGTGCGCGTCGCGCTGCTGGAAGCCGACGTCTCGCTGCCGGTCGCGCGCAGCTTCGTGAAATCCGTCACCGCCAAGGCCACCGGCAGCGCCGTCACCAAGTCGATCACCCCCGGCCAGCAGGTGGTCAAGATCGTCCATGACGAGCTGATCAAGGTGCTGCAGGGCGAGGGCGAGCCCGACGCGCTGCGCATCGACAATCCGCCGGCGCCGATCCTGATGGTCGGCCTGCAGGGCTCGGGCAAGACCACCACCACGGCCAAGCTGGCCAAGCGCCTCAAGGACCGCGAGAAGAAGCGGGTGCTGCTGGCCTCGCTCGACACCAACCGCCCGGCCGCCATGGAGCAGCTGGCGATCCTGGGCCAGCAGATCGGCGTCGACACCCTGCCGATCGTCCCGGGCGAGAATGCCGTGCAGATCGCGAAACGCGCCAAGCAGCAGGCGACGCTGGGCGGCTATGACGTCTACATGCTCGACACCGCCGGCCGGCTGCATATCGACGAAGTGCTGATGGACGAGGTGCAGGCGGTCCGCGACGTGGCCAACCCGCGCGAGACGCTGCTGGTCGTCGACGGGCTGACCGGCCAGGACGCGGTGAACGTCGCCACCGAATTCGACGGCAAGGTCGGCATCTCGGGCGTGGTGCTGACCCGGATGGACGGCGACGGCCGCGGCGGTGCGGCGCTGTCGATGCGCGCCGTGACCGGCAAGCCGATCCGCTTCGTCGGCCTTGGCGAAAAGATGGACGCGCTGGAAGCCTTCGACGCGCAGCGCGTCGCCGGCCGCATCCTCGGCATGGGCGACATCGTCGCGCTGGTCGAGAAGGCGCAGGAGGTGCTGGAGGTCGAGCAGGCCGAGCGCATGATGAAGCGCTTCCAGAAGGGTCTGTTCAACATGAACGACCTGAAAGGCCAGCTCGAACAGATGATGAAGATGGGGGGCATGCAGTCCATCATGGGCATGATGCCCGGCATGGGCAAGATGGCCAAGCAGGCCGAGGCCGCCGGCTTCGACGACAAGGCGATCAAGCGCCAGATCGCGCTGATCAACTCGATGACCAGGAAGGAACGCGCCAACCCGGACCTGCTGCAGGCCAGCCGCAAGAAGCGCATCGCCGCCGGTGCCGGCATGGAAGTGTCGGAACTGAACAAGCTGCTGAAGATGCAGAAGCAGATGGCCGACACGATGAAGAAGCTCGGCAAGATGGGCAAGGGCGGGATGCTGAAACAGGCCATGCGCGCCATGACCGGCAAGGGCGGCGGGCTGCCCGACATGGCCAATGTCGATCCCGAGAAGATGG
- a CDS encoding peroxidase-related enzyme (This protein belongs to a clade of uncharacterized proteins related to peroxidases such as the alkylhydroperoxidase AhpD.), with product MTHPISRFPVPSLDEMPEDIAARIRKVAEKSGFVPNVFLALAHRPDEFRAFFAYHDALMERESGLSKAERELIVVATSGLNQCQYCVVAHGAILRIRAKNALIADQVAVNWRKADLTPRERAMLVYAEKVALRAQDIEAGDHAALVEAGFTRDEIWDIGAIAAFFGMSNRLVNAGDIRPNDEFYMLGRG from the coding sequence ATGACCCATCCCATCAGCCGCTTCCCCGTGCCCTCGCTGGACGAGATGCCCGAGGATATCGCCGCCCGCATCCGCAAGGTGGCCGAGAAATCCGGCTTCGTGCCGAACGTCTTCCTGGCCCTGGCGCATCGCCCGGACGAATTCCGCGCCTTCTTCGCCTATCACGACGCTCTGATGGAACGCGAGTCGGGCCTGAGCAAGGCCGAGCGCGAGCTGATCGTGGTCGCCACCTCGGGGCTGAACCAGTGCCAATATTGCGTGGTGGCGCATGGCGCCATCCTGCGCATCCGGGCCAAGAACGCGCTGATCGCCGACCAGGTGGCGGTGAACTGGCGCAAGGCGGACCTGACGCCCCGCGAACGCGCCATGCTGGTCTATGCCGAGAAGGTGGCGCTGCGGGCGCAGGACATCGAGGCCGGCGACCATGCCGCCCTGGTCGAGGCCGGCTTCACTCGGGACGAGATCTGGGACATCGGCGCCATCGCCGCCTTTTTCGGCATGTCGAACCGGCTGGTGAATGCCGGCGACATCCGGCCGAACGACGAGTTCTACATGCTCGGGCGCGGCTGA